A stretch of Paraburkholderia phenazinium DNA encodes these proteins:
- a CDS encoding fumarylacetoacetate hydrolase family protein: MISVISAGQPGLDVIRTIVNHASTDFLLADVQVNAPIPRPRKNIFCVGWNYQDHFEEGAKIRPHVKEMPAFPTFFTKAPTTVIGPFDPIPFFGGLSAQLDWEVELAVVVGRAGRDIPEANAMEYVFGYTVLNDVTWRDVQRRHGQQWFKGKSIDGTCPMGPWITSADEIDPESLDLSSRVNGESKQTSNTRHMYFKIPRIIAELSHGLTLEPGDVIATGTPPGVGHARTPPEFMKPGDVLETEVAGLGLLRNLIATAA, translated from the coding sequence ATGATTTCGGTCATCTCAGCGGGTCAACCAGGATTGGATGTGATCCGGACTATTGTCAACCATGCCTCGACGGATTTTTTGCTTGCCGACGTGCAGGTGAACGCGCCTATTCCACGGCCTCGTAAGAACATCTTTTGTGTCGGCTGGAACTACCAGGATCATTTCGAGGAAGGCGCAAAGATCCGTCCGCACGTGAAAGAAATGCCTGCGTTTCCGACATTTTTTACCAAGGCTCCGACAACGGTGATTGGGCCGTTTGACCCGATACCCTTCTTCGGCGGTTTGTCGGCCCAGTTGGACTGGGAAGTCGAGCTCGCTGTAGTCGTTGGTCGCGCGGGCCGCGACATCCCGGAAGCTAACGCGATGGAGTATGTCTTCGGCTATACGGTACTCAATGACGTGACGTGGCGCGACGTTCAACGTCGGCATGGGCAGCAATGGTTCAAGGGAAAGAGCATCGATGGAACCTGCCCCATGGGCCCCTGGATTACCAGCGCAGATGAGATCGATCCTGAGAGTCTCGATCTCTCCAGTCGAGTGAACGGTGAGAGCAAGCAGACGTCGAACACACGTCACATGTACTTCAAGATTCCGAGGATCATTGCGGAGCTATCTCATGGACTTACGCTTGAACCGGGCGATGTGATTGCTACCGGTACGCCACCGGGCGTGGGACATGCCCGTACGCCTCCGGAATTTATGAAGCCTGGAGATGTTCTGGAAACAGAGGTTGCGGGGCTGGGGCTGTTGCGTAATCTCATCGCCACCGCCGCTTGA
- a CDS encoding cupin domain-containing protein: MRRVVTGHDANGKAVVAIDELVKNVASLREGAQATVIWTTEGFPIDNNDDFDGAKRKVATSHSNGTVFRVIEYAPGVKPRNHRTDSIDYAVVISGEIDMDVDGVEVHLKAGDVLVQRGTIHDWINRGTEPCVIAFVLIDAEPYSVGAKSLNAIG; encoded by the coding sequence GTGCGCCGCGTTGTGACCGGTCACGATGCCAACGGAAAAGCAGTTGTCGCCATCGACGAGCTTGTGAAAAATGTCGCTTCGTTGCGCGAAGGGGCACAGGCTACCGTCATCTGGACTACCGAAGGCTTCCCGATCGATAACAACGACGACTTCGACGGTGCCAAACGCAAGGTAGCAACCAGTCATTCCAACGGTACGGTGTTCCGCGTCATCGAATATGCACCGGGTGTCAAACCGCGAAACCATCGTACGGACTCGATCGACTACGCCGTGGTGATATCTGGAGAGATCGATATGGATGTGGATGGCGTCGAGGTTCACCTGAAGGCCGGCGATGTGCTGGTTCAACGCGGCACGATTCACGATTGGATAAACCGGGGTACCGAGCCGTGCGTGATCGCTTTTGTACTGATTGATGCCGAGCCGTACAGCGTCGGCGCGAAATCGCTCAATGCCATTGGATGA
- a CDS encoding MFS transporter, which translates to MNLLARAGFGDESEWRLYNKIASRLLPFMILLYVISFLDRVNIGFAKLRMASDIGLSDAAYGFGAGVFFVAYCICEIPSNLILARVGARIWIARIMLLWGLVSAGMMFVTSPVEFYVMRVLLGVAEAGFFPGIILYLTYWFPTRQRSQAISYFLLGIALAGVIGGPFSGWLMQTLDRQGGLHGWQWLFLIEGIPAVMAGIATIFFLDDGPAKARWLTANERERVIDTLVQERAARDALGMGHKLGHAFRDLDVWALACVNFTQIGGIYGLAFWLPQIIRELGVASLLHTGLITAIPFGFAALTMIFVGRHSDRVNERRWHVACTAIIGSSGLLLSGAFAHIPVLSLIGLTLAAAGLISANAVLFVVPGSILSGTAAAAGIGMISMIGNAGGYVFPFGIGWLREISGRPEYGLFLLAIASFMGALVMLRIRKA; encoded by the coding sequence GTGAATCTTTTAGCGCGTGCAGGGTTCGGCGATGAATCAGAGTGGCGACTATATAACAAGATAGCCAGCCGGTTACTGCCATTCATGATCCTGCTATACGTGATCTCGTTTCTGGATCGGGTCAACATCGGTTTTGCAAAACTGCGTATGGCCTCCGACATTGGACTAAGCGATGCTGCCTACGGTTTTGGCGCTGGCGTTTTCTTTGTCGCTTACTGTATCTGTGAAATCCCGAGCAATCTTATTCTCGCGCGTGTGGGCGCGCGAATATGGATTGCACGAATCATGCTCCTCTGGGGGCTGGTGTCCGCAGGCATGATGTTCGTTACATCGCCAGTGGAATTTTATGTGATGCGAGTGTTGCTTGGCGTTGCGGAGGCAGGCTTTTTCCCAGGGATCATTCTGTACCTGACATATTGGTTTCCCACTCGTCAGCGCTCTCAGGCGATCAGTTATTTTCTCCTGGGCATCGCACTCGCTGGCGTAATCGGAGGTCCTTTCTCCGGATGGTTGATGCAGACATTAGACAGACAGGGTGGCCTGCATGGCTGGCAATGGTTGTTTCTGATCGAGGGAATCCCAGCTGTCATGGCTGGCATCGCAACGATTTTCTTTCTTGATGACGGTCCGGCGAAAGCGCGATGGCTGACGGCTAACGAACGAGAACGTGTCATCGACACACTAGTTCAGGAGCGCGCTGCGCGGGATGCTCTTGGCATGGGCCACAAACTTGGGCACGCCTTTAGGGATCTAGATGTTTGGGCTCTGGCTTGCGTGAATTTTACTCAGATCGGCGGCATCTACGGACTTGCTTTCTGGTTGCCGCAAATTATTCGCGAACTCGGAGTTGCCAGCTTGCTCCACACAGGTCTGATAACTGCCATCCCATTCGGTTTCGCGGCGTTGACGATGATCTTTGTCGGCCGGCATTCAGACCGCGTAAACGAGCGACGATGGCACGTAGCCTGCACGGCCATAATCGGATCGAGTGGCCTCCTGCTCAGCGGCGCGTTTGCACATATTCCGGTGCTGTCGCTGATCGGTCTGACGCTTGCTGCGGCTGGCTTGATCAGCGCGAATGCGGTGCTGTTCGTCGTGCCTGGGAGCATCCTGTCGGGCACGGCTGCCGCCGCCGGTATCGGCATGATTTCGATGATAGGAAATGCGGGTGGATACGTTTTCCCTTTTGGCATTGGCTGGCTGCGCGAGATAAGCGGGCGGCCAGAGTATGGGTTATTTCTGCTCGCAATCGCGTCCTTCATGGGCGCCCTTGTCATGCTTCGAATCCGGAAAGCCTGA
- a CDS encoding porin → MWKCVVVNAILVPIGVAHAQSSVTLYGMLDAGFLYANRTPGSTGKNAGPTFAIDNGGLGPSVFGLRGSEDLGGGMKAEFDLESGISTVTGGIVSSNGYFLGRQAWIGLEGNFGKIRLGVQHSPFFQAAVDLDPRHSTFGSSILPYDNNVRFTSMISSNAVLYTTPNLAGLTGTVMFAPGGVAGDFSAGRQWSGGLKYDNGSFMVDAAIYDSNAGGAVTPIPTDIEFTGRMLGVAYRFGALTTKVSFTNYKVAGAFNSNVYGGGVDYFARSDLELNGGVWVTSDRNDTANHSLLAAVGTTYFLSRRTSVYLQFGRVDNHGAMDTGLSLTYKDILTEIPGTTYGVNIGMRHFF, encoded by the coding sequence ATGTGGAAGTGTGTTGTGGTCAATGCGATTCTTGTGCCAATTGGTGTCGCGCACGCGCAAAGTAGCGTCACGCTCTATGGCATGCTCGACGCAGGGTTCCTGTATGCAAACAGGACCCCAGGTTCGACAGGGAAAAATGCCGGCCCTACGTTCGCGATTGATAATGGAGGCCTCGGTCCTTCGGTTTTCGGACTGAGAGGGAGCGAGGATCTTGGTGGCGGCATGAAGGCCGAATTTGATCTTGAAAGCGGGATCAGCACGGTCACTGGAGGCATTGTCAGTTCGAACGGCTATTTCCTGGGGCGCCAGGCATGGATCGGACTCGAGGGCAATTTCGGCAAAATCAGGCTCGGCGTACAACACTCGCCATTCTTTCAAGCCGCGGTCGATCTGGATCCACGGCACTCGACGTTTGGCAGCTCCATTTTGCCGTATGACAACAACGTCCGCTTTACAAGCATGATCAGCTCTAATGCTGTGTTGTACACCACCCCAAACCTGGCTGGCCTCACAGGCACTGTGATGTTTGCTCCGGGCGGCGTCGCCGGTGATTTTTCAGCGGGACGGCAGTGGTCGGGCGGCCTCAAATATGACAACGGCTCGTTCATGGTTGACGCCGCGATCTACGATAGCAATGCAGGTGGTGCGGTCACGCCTATTCCCACCGATATAGAATTCACGGGTCGCATGCTAGGCGTAGCGTACAGGTTTGGGGCACTGACCACCAAGGTGTCGTTCACCAATTACAAGGTGGCCGGTGCATTTAACTCGAACGTTTATGGTGGGGGAGTCGATTACTTTGCCCGATCGGATCTTGAATTGAACGGCGGCGTTTGGGTAACTAGTGACCGCAACGATACCGCCAATCACTCACTATTGGCAGCGGTGGGTACAACCTACTTCCTCTCGAGACGCACGTCCGTCTATTTGCAATTCGGACGTGTCGACAACCACGGAGCAATGGACACCGGCCTGTCGTTGACGTACAAAGATATTCTTACCGAAATACCGGGGACTACGTACGGTGTAAATATCGGGATGCGTCACTTTTTTTAG
- a CDS encoding antibiotic biosynthesis monooxygenase family protein produces MTTISKHNQLITLINVFTVEPSRQQELLDLLDRATQIVRLEPGFISSSLHRGIDGNKVTMYAQWRSVEAYRAMRENPTPLSYFEQAAAFTEFETAVYEVVETYSPQPERRRAIGARTWVERSFVAIACRSDLQK; encoded by the coding sequence ATGACTACAATCTCTAAACATAACCAGCTTATTACGTTGATCAACGTATTCACCGTCGAGCCGTCCCGGCAACAGGAACTCCTCGATTTGCTTGACCGTGCAACCCAGATCGTGCGCCTGGAGCCCGGATTCATCTCATCAAGCCTTCACCGGGGCATAGATGGCAACAAGGTCACCATGTACGCGCAGTGGCGAAGTGTTGAGGCCTATCGGGCGATGCGTGAGAATCCCACCCCTTTAAGCTACTTTGAGCAGGCAGCAGCATTCACGGAATTCGAGACCGCAGTGTACGAGGTCGTCGAAACATATTCCCCCCAGCCGGAGAGGCGTAGGGCGATCGGCGCACGAACGTGGGTAGAGAGAAGCTTCGTCGCCATAGCGTGTAGAAGTGACTTACAGAAATAG